The Synechocystis sp. PCC 7509 genome includes a window with the following:
- a CDS encoding GH3 auxin-responsive promoter family protein, producing MANFLLPLLTTVSSRVKNNFSQKTRRTSAVQEQFLLSLLSAYQNTELGNAYKIGEIKTIDQFRSRIPVLPYSSYESYIERIANSEQNILTNDPVVYLNLTSGSTSKQKLIPVTKRFQNSLRQANLTSIGFLHEALKSQGRKFGKLLATNSVQLVGTTSGGIDYGTASVGVLRMGKFVYEQLFSHPYETLQPVDSLARHYLCLLFALGNPNLRGIGANFPMLVLRICNYLEIYTEDLIKDLETGTIALWLSLEPKVRALLEQQMLANPRRAKQLREIYKSNGILTPKLAWPDLSFVATARGGTSDFYFERFTTYFGDTPGFGAVYSSAEGTFSINHDLNTDGSILAIESGFFEFIPQDQWETEHPQTLLATEVKLGEFYRILVTNYSGFYRYDIGDVVEVVGFYEQAPLLVFRYRRGGLLSSTTEKTTEFHVTQVMQELQQKFSVLLEDFCITLSDETIPPAYLVNIELAPGETLEDYSGFLTAFDLLLQENNTSYAIKRPDTIPSPRLRVLARGSFAIVRQRQLLKGIPDSQLKFPHISSDRNFLSGLQVIQEIRID from the coding sequence ATGGCAAATTTCTTACTTCCACTTCTAACTACTGTCTCTAGTCGGGTTAAAAATAATTTTAGCCAAAAAACTCGACGTACTAGCGCCGTTCAAGAGCAGTTTTTGCTTAGTTTATTATCTGCTTATCAAAATACCGAACTGGGAAACGCTTACAAAATCGGCGAAATCAAAACTATTGATCAGTTTAGAAGCCGCATTCCCGTTTTACCTTACAGTAGTTACGAGTCCTACATAGAAAGAATTGCCAACAGCGAACAAAATATTCTCACTAATGACCCGGTAGTTTACCTTAATCTTACTAGCGGTTCTACAAGTAAACAAAAGCTCATTCCCGTTACTAAACGCTTTCAAAACTCTTTACGCCAAGCAAATCTAACTAGCATCGGCTTTTTGCATGAAGCTTTGAAATCCCAAGGGCGCAAATTTGGCAAACTCTTAGCAACAAACTCCGTCCAACTTGTCGGGACAACTAGCGGTGGTATTGACTACGGGACTGCAAGTGTGGGAGTTTTACGCATGGGCAAGTTTGTCTACGAACAACTATTTTCTCATCCTTACGAAACTTTGCAACCAGTAGATAGTTTAGCCCGTCACTACCTTTGCTTGTTATTTGCGCTAGGAAATCCCAACTTACGCGGAATTGGGGCGAATTTCCCCATGTTGGTACTGCGAATTTGCAACTATTTAGAGATTTACACCGAAGACTTAATCAAAGACTTAGAAACTGGAACAATTGCCCTTTGGTTAAGTTTAGAGCCAAAAGTTCGCGCTCTTTTAGAACAACAAATGTTAGCAAATCCCCGTCGCGCCAAACAATTACGGGAAATTTATAAGTCTAATGGCATCTTAACCCCAAAACTTGCTTGGCCCGATCTATCTTTTGTGGCTACTGCGCGGGGTGGTACGTCCGATTTTTACTTTGAGCGGTTTACTACCTATTTTGGCGATACACCGGGTTTTGGGGCGGTTTATTCCTCCGCCGAGGGGACGTTTAGTATTAACCACGATCTCAATACTGATGGTAGTATTTTAGCCATTGAAAGCGGCTTTTTTGAATTTATCCCCCAAGATCAATGGGAAACCGAACATCCCCAAACTCTACTCGCTACAGAGGTTAAACTGGGGGAATTTTACCGGATTTTGGTTACTAACTACAGTGGTTTTTATCGTTACGATATTGGCGATGTGGTGGAAGTTGTGGGCTTTTACGAGCAAGCGCCGTTACTTGTATTTCGCTATCGTCGCGGTGGGTTGCTTTCCTCGACAACAGAAAAAACTACAGAGTTTCACGTCACTCAAGTAATGCAAGAATTGCAACAAAAATTTTCTGTGCTTTTAGAAGACTTTTGTATAACTTTATCTGACGAGACAATTCCACCTGCTTACCTTGTCAATATTGAACTTGCGCCGGGTGAAACCTTGGAGGACTATTCAGGTTTTTTAACAGCTTTCGATCTCTTGCTGCAAGAAAATAATACATCTTACGCGATTAAACGCCCCGATACTATTCCTTCTCCACGCTTGCGAGTGCTTGCGCGGGGAAGCTTTGCAATTGTCCGTCAGCGTCAGTTACTTAAAGGCATTCCCGATTCGCAATTAAAGTTTCCGCATATAAGTAGCGATCGCAATTTTCTATCGGGATTGCAAGTAATTCAAGAAATTAGAATTGACTAA
- a CDS encoding sterol desaturase family protein gives MNETQSILLASACFALAFILASLLEYWLHRLMHVSKKVGARHLEHHRNNTGQGVLWEFRDYIRGAIVLIAAMFFYSWVAGIGWLLGSLAYAAFSAYAHQLQHENPTKCFWMKMPVHYVHHKYGMWHHNFGLAVDWWDKVFGTYKLVDWLTEEELSQPEKNLLQLRWW, from the coding sequence ATGAACGAAACTCAAAGCATATTACTTGCAAGTGCTTGTTTTGCTTTAGCTTTTATCTTGGCAAGTTTATTAGAGTATTGGCTGCATCGCTTGATGCACGTCTCCAAAAAAGTTGGCGCGCGTCATTTAGAACACCATCGCAACAACACCGGACAGGGTGTATTGTGGGAATTTCGAGATTATATCCGAGGAGCTATTGTTTTAATCGCGGCGATGTTCTTTTATTCTTGGGTTGCGGGTATTGGCTGGCTTTTGGGTAGTCTTGCTTACGCGGCTTTTTCCGCTTATGCTCATCAACTCCAACACGAAAACCCCACAAAGTGTTTTTGGATGAAAATGCCTGTCCACTACGTCCATCATAAGTACGGAATGTGGCATCACAATTTTGGTTTGGCTGTAGATTGGTGGGATAAAGTTTTTGGTACTTACAAACTCGTAGATTGGCTAACAGAAGAAGAATTAAGCCAACCAGAAAAGAACTTGCTACAACTGCGATGGTGGTAA
- a CDS encoding Mpo1-like protein, which yields MTYFQEAKVYFAQCHQHPINQLLHHITNILAIASPIILFYDWRLTVVCLVLTQVLAIGGHLVFEKNQPAFAKYPVWVTIPTSLMWSFERWFGLRQVWQYLLQKTA from the coding sequence TTGACTTATTTTCAAGAAGCTAAAGTTTATTTTGCCCAGTGTCACCAGCACCCAATTAACCAGCTTTTGCACCATATTACGAATATTTTGGCGATCGCATCTCCCATTATTTTATTCTACGATTGGCGGCTGACGGTTGTTTGCTTAGTTTTAACTCAAGTGTTGGCAATTGGCGGACACCTTGTTTTTGAGAAAAATCAACCAGCTTTTGCCAAATACCCGGTGTGGGTAACTATTCCTACGTCGTTGATGTGGTCGTTCGAGCGTTGGTTTGGTTTGCGTCAAGTTTGGCAATATTTGCTACAAAAAACCGCGTAA
- a CDS encoding amidohydrolase family protein has translation MYQGLKVIDADAHKLENPLVLREYLEPEYRDRIGLAIDSLGDQRARIVDFNPATGKNDYMRMFPQPQGLGKGGFRNLHPDTTLGAMFNRVRIEHMDAEGVDVHVIYGTLNLVFSSLLDKDLAIALCRAYNSYIADDCRGYDNRLKPIGVLPLQDVNEAVAEMHRCINELGMISVAVAPNMPIPHPKAPDAFPEIRSCKTISHPDFRPILQAAVDLDIALGIHGGPGSYMVGGIADYTETFVLTHIFVQRNQQQLALARMVFDGAFEQFPTLRVGFLEGGCGWLPDLAHAFHEHWEKRIRDFDPKKPYRPSLMEFTKLMVQERGTSNNFNLISQAKNMFDLLWNTQHDPAKINDESLYEHYDLRHRDPMEYFQRGQIYTSFESDDPGPAYLPVAMGEIGKHLTCFSGDYGHWDGVLHGCVKDAAEVTNYDRDHLELLLGGNALALYGKTLQNSLPSYLTTPPSAVIK, from the coding sequence ATGTATCAGGGTTTAAAAGTCATTGATGCCGATGCCCACAAGTTAGAAAATCCGTTGGTATTGCGAGAGTATTTAGAGCCAGAGTACCGCGATCGCATTGGACTTGCGATCGATAGCTTAGGCGACCAAAGGGCAAGGATTGTAGACTTTAATCCAGCAACGGGCAAAAATGATTATATGCGGATGTTTCCGCAGCCTCAAGGGTTAGGAAAAGGCGGTTTTCGCAATTTACACCCCGATACAACGCTAGGGGCAATGTTTAACCGGGTACGCATCGAACACATGGACGCGGAAGGCGTTGATGTTCATGTGATTTACGGGACGCTCAATTTAGTATTTTCGAGCCTTTTAGATAAAGACTTGGCGATCGCACTTTGTCGCGCTTACAACAGCTACATAGCGGACGATTGTAGAGGCTACGATAACAGACTTAAGCCCATTGGTGTCTTACCTCTGCAAGACGTTAACGAAGCCGTTGCCGAAATGCACCGTTGTATCAACGAATTAGGCATGATTAGCGTAGCAGTTGCGCCCAATATGCCGATTCCGCACCCCAAAGCCCCCGACGCTTTCCCAGAAATTCGGAGTTGCAAAACTATCAGTCATCCAGACTTTCGCCCCATTTTACAAGCGGCGGTAGATTTAGATATCGCTCTTGGTATTCATGGCGGGCCGGGTTCGTATATGGTGGGTGGAATTGCTGACTATACAGAAACCTTTGTACTTACCCACATTTTTGTACAAAGAAATCAGCAACAACTAGCTTTAGCGCGGATGGTTTTCGATGGCGCGTTTGAGCAATTCCCCACTTTGCGCGTAGGCTTTTTAGAAGGTGGTTGCGGTTGGTTGCCAGATTTGGCTCATGCTTTCCACGAGCATTGGGAAAAAAGGATTAGAGACTTCGATCCCAAGAAGCCTTATCGCCCTTCGTTAATGGAATTTACAAAGCTAATGGTGCAAGAAAGAGGCACTAGCAACAACTTCAACTTAATTAGTCAAGCAAAAAATATGTTTGACTTATTGTGGAATACTCAGCACGATCCAGCAAAAATCAACGACGAAAGCTTGTATGAGCATTACGATTTGCGCCACCGCGATCCAATGGAGTATTTTCAGCGCGGACAAATTTACACTTCCTTTGAATCCGACGATCCAGGTCCCGCTTATCTTCCTGTTGCAATGGGAGAAATAGGCAAGCATCTAACTTGTTTTTCTGGAGACTACGGACATTGGGATGGAGTATTGCATGGCTGCGTCAAAGATGCGGCAGAAGTCACCAATTATGACCGCGATCACTTGGAGTTATTGTTGGGCGGTAATGCTTTAGCGCTTTATGGCAAAACATTACAAAACTCTTTACCTAGCTATTTAACTACGCCACCATCGGCAGTAATTAAGTAA
- a CDS encoding addiction module protein, whose product MRSIEQLTEEILSLPSISRAILADKLVESLEFDIDPTIQKTWTAEAKRRQNEVQNGSVQIVQGDEALAQVRLLLEE is encoded by the coding sequence ATGCGGTCGATTGAGCAACTAACAGAAGAAATATTATCTTTGCCTAGTATATCGAGAGCAATCTTGGCAGATAAGCTAGTAGAAAGCTTAGAGTTTGATATCGATCCAACCATTCAAAAAACTTGGACCGCGGAAGCAAAGAGAAGACAGAATGAAGTGCAAAACGGTTCTGTACAGATAGTTCAAGGAGATGAAGCTCTAGCTCAAGTAAGGCTATTACTTGAAGAATGA
- a CDS encoding type II toxin-antitoxin system RelE/ParE family toxin → MKYVFHPEALAEYTDAVQYYKKQRTELAQAFINSIEDAVYQIKEQPTRYLVIDEDVQRCMTRKFPYAIFYTVEQEYILILAIAHCSREPRYWKSRK, encoded by the coding sequence ATGAAATATGTATTTCACCCTGAAGCTCTAGCCGAGTATACTGATGCGGTTCAATACTACAAAAAACAAAGAACGGAGTTAGCGCAGGCATTTATTAATTCTATTGAAGATGCTGTCTATCAAATTAAAGAACAGCCTACTCGTTATCTTGTGATTGATGAGGATGTGCAGCGATGTATGACTCGCAAGTTTCCTTATGCAATTTTCTACACTGTTGAGCAAGAATATATCCTGATTTTGGCGATCGCCCATTGCAGCCGAGAACCTAGATATTGGAAAAGTCGCAAATAG
- the fghA gene encoding S-formylglutathione hydrolase, giving the protein MSASINLLSEYRCFDGTVGFYSHQSQTCNSEMRFSIYQPPQASSQSVPVLYFLSGLTCTEENFTFKAGAQRVAAQYGLMLVVPDTSPRNTGIEGENDDWDFGSGASFYVNATEAPWKANYQMYSYIVEELPALIAENFPVRADKQGIFGHSMGGHGALVCALRNQELYKSVSALAPIVAPLRSPWVDKALTKYLGTNKEAWKEYDASELVLTANYKKPILIDQGAADQYLDQLQPHLFEQACKAVNQPLKLRVQPGYDHSYYFIATFIEDHIRHHAAILCE; this is encoded by the coding sequence ATGTCTGCATCTATTAATCTATTGAGCGAATATCGCTGTTTTGACGGTACTGTTGGCTTCTACAGCCATCAATCCCAAACCTGTAATAGTGAAATGCGTTTTTCGATTTACCAGCCGCCGCAAGCCTCCTCTCAAAGCGTCCCGGTGTTATATTTCCTATCAGGTTTGACTTGCACGGAGGAAAATTTTACTTTCAAAGCCGGAGCGCAACGTGTCGCCGCCCAATACGGTTTAATGCTAGTTGTCCCCGATACTAGCCCCCGCAATACAGGAATCGAAGGCGAAAATGACGATTGGGATTTTGGTAGTGGTGCGAGTTTTTATGTAAATGCGACAGAAGCACCTTGGAAAGCCAACTATCAAATGTACAGCTACATTGTTGAAGAATTACCCGCCCTAATTGCTGAGAATTTTCCGGTACGAGCAGACAAACAAGGCATATTTGGGCATTCTATGGGCGGACACGGAGCGCTAGTGTGTGCTTTGAGAAATCAAGAACTATATAAATCTGTTTCCGCTCTAGCCCCAATTGTTGCCCCTCTGCGATCGCCTTGGGTAGATAAAGCTTTGACTAAATACCTCGGAACTAATAAGGAAGCTTGGAAGGAGTATGATGCTAGTGAACTGGTACTTACAGCTAACTATAAGAAGCCGATTTTAATTGACCAAGGTGCTGCTGACCAGTATTTAGACCAACTTCAACCCCATTTATTTGAGCAAGCTTGTAAGGCTGTAAATCAGCCGCTAAAATTGCGTGTTCAGCCTGGTTACGATCATAGTTATTACTTCATTGCGACCTTTATTGAAGATCATATTCGTCACCACGCCGCCATTTTGTGTGAGTAA
- a CDS encoding Uma2 family endonuclease translates to MTISESVSTPIEKTLAEKRVSFYNLSWQSYEQILEALGNKRAARLTYYKGTLEIVSPLEENESASDRIGTLIHILTEELNLNIKSMASTTLNKPELKIGSEPDKCYYIQNEPAVRGKIVNLAIDPPPDLVLEVDITHTDINKTQLYQEMKVPEFWRYNGKALTIYLLNEDRYIESVTSPTFPFLTKAKIYEFLAQCNSQGETQAKRAFRNWLQEQQ, encoded by the coding sequence GTGACTATCAGTGAATCTGTAAGCACTCCTATAGAAAAAACACTTGCTGAAAAGCGTGTTAGTTTTTATAACCTCAGTTGGCAATCTTACGAGCAAATTTTAGAGGCTCTTGGCAACAAACGAGCAGCACGACTTACTTACTACAAAGGAACTTTAGAAATTGTGAGTCCTCTAGAGGAAAATGAAAGCGCAAGCGATCGCATTGGTACATTAATTCATATTCTGACAGAAGAACTGAATCTAAATATCAAAAGCATGGCTTCAACTACACTTAATAAGCCTGAATTAAAAATTGGCTCTGAACCCGATAAATGTTACTACATTCAAAATGAGCCTGCGGTTCGGGGAAAGATAGTAAACTTAGCGATCGATCCTCCACCCGATTTAGTTTTAGAAGTAGATATAACTCATACAGATATTAATAAAACCCAATTGTATCAAGAGATGAAAGTGCCGGAATTTTGGCGCTACAACGGCAAAGCTTTAACTATTTACCTGTTAAATGAAGATCGATATATAGAATCAGTTACTAGCCCTACTTTTCCTTTTTTAACCAAGGCAAAGATTTACGAATTTTTGGCGCAGTGTAATAGTCAAGGAGAAACTCAAGCTAAACGAGCTTTTCGTAATTGGCTGCAAGAACAGCAGTAA
- a CDS encoding retroviral-like aspartic protease family protein: MISFNHYDHTVRENMGAVRVQVKLTNAVDEELVNRGLLNPTLLRVCEIQALVDTGATRTVLPSSIVQQLGLRIRGQEIAQYADGRQEVVGLTGPVVIELLGRETIEAAMVTGDEVLIGQTVLETLDLLVDCKSQRLISNPAHPEQPVLRV, encoded by the coding sequence ATGATAAGTTTCAACCATTACGATCATACAGTCCGTGAGAATATGGGTGCTGTTCGAGTACAGGTAAAGTTAACAAATGCAGTTGACGAGGAATTAGTTAATCGAGGCTTACTTAATCCAACTTTGTTAAGGGTTTGTGAGATCCAAGCACTTGTAGATACTGGTGCAACGCGGACTGTATTACCAAGCTCTATAGTGCAGCAACTTGGTTTAAGAATTCGGGGTCAGGAAATAGCTCAATATGCAGATGGAAGGCAAGAAGTGGTAGGGTTGACTGGGCCTGTGGTTATTGAATTACTTGGTCGTGAAACAATTGAGGCAGCAATGGTTACTGGTGATGAAGTGCTAATTGGTCAGACTGTGTTGGAAACTTTAGATTTACTTGTGGACTGCAAGAGTCAGCGTTTAATTTCCAATCCCGCACATCCTGAGCAGCCAGTTTTGAGAGTATAA
- a CDS encoding DUF6887 family protein, whose translation MMKPDFKAMTRKELREYILKNREDDEAFYSYMDKIHAEPPTEVYPAPQSIDDLKHFPQLLEKHRKEREGRE comes from the coding sequence ATGATGAAACCTGATTTTAAAGCAATGACACGCAAAGAATTACGAGAATACATACTTAAAAATCGGGAGGATGATGAGGCTTTTTACTCTTATATGGACAAAATTCATGCAGAACCACCTACAGAAGTATATCCAGCACCACAGTCAATTGATGACTTAAAACATTTTCCGCAATTGCTAGAAAAACACCGTAAAGAGCGAGAAGGACGGGAATAG
- a CDS encoding DUF6888 family protein, translating into MIIPTAAQLFTYFVLSCWATKMYLPIFIVWIDERTGEVFFLAGEETAILIFSNGLWSFV; encoded by the coding sequence TTGATTATTCCTACAGCAGCGCAACTATTTACTTATTTTGTTCTTAGCTGTTGGGCTACAAAGATGTATTTGCCCATTTTCATAGTTTGGATAGATGAACGCACGGGAGAAGTGTTTTTCTTGGCTGGCGAAGAAACAGCTATTTTAATTTTTAGTAATGGACTTTGGAGCTTTGTATGA
- a CDS encoding S-(hydroxymethyl)glutathione dehydrogenase/class III alcohol dehydrogenase, translated as MDVKAAVAFAPGKPLEVTTVQLAPPQAGEVLIEIKATGICHTDAYTLSGKDPEGLFPAILGHEGAGIVVEVGSEVKSLKKGDRVIPLYTPECRQCEYCLSRKTNLCQAIRSTQGRGLMPDGTSRFSIDGQMLHHYMGTSTFANYTVLPEIAVAKIRDDAPFDKVCYIGCGVTTGIGAVIHTAKVEPGANVVVFGLGGIGLNVIQGARMVGANMIIGVDINPSKRELAEKFGMTHFVNPKEVEGDLVPYLVDLTKGGADYSFECIGNVKLMRQALECCHKGWGVSVIIGVAEAGAEIATRPFQLVTGRVWKGSAFGGARGRTDVPKIVDWYMEGKINIDDLITHTMPLEKINDAFDLMHKGESIRSVVTF; from the coding sequence GTGGATGTAAAAGCCGCCGTAGCCTTCGCACCCGGAAAGCCTTTAGAAGTTACCACCGTGCAATTAGCGCCACCCCAAGCGGGAGAGGTACTAATTGAAATTAAAGCCACGGGAATCTGTCACACCGATGCTTACACGCTCTCCGGCAAAGATCCAGAAGGGCTATTTCCGGCGATTTTAGGGCATGAGGGGGCGGGCATTGTGGTGGAAGTGGGATCTGAGGTCAAAAGCTTAAAGAAGGGCGATCGCGTTATTCCTCTATATACCCCCGAATGTCGTCAATGTGAATACTGCCTCAGTCGTAAAACAAACCTCTGTCAAGCAATTCGTTCCACTCAAGGGCGCGGTTTAATGCCAGATGGTACGAGTAGATTTTCCATAGACGGACAAATGTTGCATCATTACATGGGGACATCTACCTTTGCAAATTACACTGTATTACCAGAAATTGCTGTAGCCAAAATCCGCGACGATGCGCCCTTTGACAAAGTTTGCTATATCGGTTGTGGCGTAACTACAGGAATTGGTGCAGTTATTCATACCGCCAAAGTTGAACCAGGTGCAAATGTTGTAGTTTTTGGGCTAGGTGGAATTGGTTTAAATGTCATCCAAGGGGCGCGAATGGTAGGCGCAAATATGATTATTGGCGTTGATATTAATCCCAGCAAACGAGAATTAGCTGAAAAATTTGGGATGACTCATTTTGTTAATCCCAAAGAAGTAGAAGGCGATTTAGTACCTTATTTAGTGGACTTAACAAAAGGCGGTGCTGATTACAGTTTTGAATGTATTGGTAACGTTAAACTAATGCGTCAAGCGTTGGAATGTTGTCATAAAGGTTGGGGTGTTAGCGTAATTATTGGCGTAGCAGAAGCGGGGGCAGAAATTGCAACTCGTCCCTTTCAATTAGTAACGGGGAGAGTTTGGAAAGGTTCGGCTTTTGGCGGTGCTAGAGGGCGCACTGATGTACCAAAAATTGTTGATTGGTATATGGAAGGCAAGATAAATATTGACGATTTGATTACTCATACAATGCCGTTAGAAAAAATAAATGATGCTTTCGATTTAATGCACAAAGGCGAATCTATCCGCAGCGTAGTAACATTTTAG
- a CDS encoding ABC-F family ATP-binding cassette domain-containing protein — MSIFTLQAVKKDFGIKEILKEASFSIDSTDKVGLIGTNGSGKSTLLKLIAGLESIDSGQILVNSGVRIVYLPQQPDLDENNTVLEQVFADSGEQMALVREYEEVSDKLAHHTGDIEQLMSRLSTVMQKMETSDAWEVETKAKIILTKLGIDDFEAKIGTLSGGYRKRIALAAALLSEPDVLLMDEPTNHLDALSVEWLQSYLNRYRGAILLITHDRYFLDKVTNRIIEIDRGDIYSYSGNYSYYLEKKALSEDSAVSTQRKHQGLLRRELEWLKKGPKARSTKQKARIDRARQLQATEFKEVQGKVDISTVSRRIGKKVIELNNVTKGYGDRTLIKDFTYDFSPEDRIGIIGGNGAGKSTLMDMITGRIKPDSGEVEIGTTIHIGYFDQHSEELLSALDENQRVIDYIKEEGEFIKIADGTQISASQMLERFLFPGNQQYSPIHMLSGGEKRRLFLLRVLMGAPNVLILDEPTNDLDVQTLAVLEEYLEDFSGCAIAVSHDRYFLDRTVDTIFALEDGGNIRQYPGNYSVYLDYKKAEEEAAIPTVVKEKAPIERSYKQPVNDNKPRKLSSKEKREYETLESKIAQLEVEKAELEKALYAVSPGAVTKVRELYEKVENITKSIDTATERWLELAEIES; from the coding sequence ATGAGTATTTTTACCCTGCAAGCTGTTAAAAAAGACTTTGGAATTAAAGAAATCCTTAAAGAAGCAAGTTTTAGTATTGATAGTACAGATAAAGTGGGATTAATTGGTACAAATGGTTCGGGGAAGTCTACGCTATTAAAATTGATCGCTGGTTTGGAATCTATTGATAGCGGACAGATTTTAGTTAATTCTGGGGTGAGAATTGTTTACTTACCTCAGCAACCAGATTTAGATGAAAATAATACGGTTTTAGAACAGGTTTTTGCTGATAGTGGCGAACAAATGGCATTGGTGCGCGAATATGAAGAAGTATCCGATAAATTAGCGCATCATACCGGAGATATAGAACAATTAATGTCACGTCTATCTACAGTAATGCAGAAGATGGAAACTAGCGACGCTTGGGAAGTTGAAACTAAAGCCAAGATTATTTTAACAAAGTTAGGAATTGATGATTTCGAGGCAAAAATTGGCACTTTATCCGGTGGATATCGCAAACGAATTGCTTTAGCTGCTGCCTTACTTTCTGAACCTGATGTATTGTTAATGGATGAGCCAACAAACCATTTAGATGCTTTATCTGTGGAATGGTTGCAAAGTTATTTGAATCGCTATCGTGGCGCTATTTTATTAATTACTCACGATCGCTATTTTCTCGACAAAGTTACTAATAGAATTATTGAAATTGATCGCGGCGATATTTATAGTTATAGCGGTAATTATTCTTACTATTTAGAAAAGAAAGCTTTATCAGAAGATTCGGCGGTTAGCACGCAACGAAAACATCAAGGCTTATTGCGCCGCGAGTTGGAATGGTTGAAAAAAGGGCCAAAAGCTCGGAGTACAAAACAAAAAGCTCGGATAGATCGCGCTCGGCAATTGCAAGCAACGGAGTTTAAAGAAGTTCAAGGAAAAGTAGATATTTCTACCGTTAGTCGGCGAATTGGCAAAAAAGTAATTGAGCTAAATAATGTTACTAAAGGCTATGGAGATCGGACTTTAATTAAAGATTTTACCTACGACTTTAGCCCCGAAGATCGCATCGGTATTATTGGCGGAAATGGTGCAGGAAAGTCAACTTTGATGGATATGATTACCGGAAGAATTAAGCCTGATTCTGGAGAAGTAGAAATTGGTACTACTATTCACATTGGCTATTTCGATCAGCATTCTGAGGAATTATTATCAGCTTTAGACGAAAATCAGCGCGTAATTGACTATATCAAAGAAGAAGGCGAATTTATTAAAATTGCTGATGGTACGCAAATTAGCGCTTCGCAAATGTTGGAGCGGTTTTTGTTTCCTGGAAATCAGCAATACTCGCCGATTCATATGCTTTCTGGTGGGGAAAAGCGGCGGTTATTTCTATTAAGGGTGCTGATGGGTGCGCCGAATGTATTAATTTTAGACGAACCGACAAATGACTTAGATGTACAGACATTAGCGGTTTTAGAAGAATATTTAGAAGATTTTAGCGGTTGTGCGATCGCAGTTTCTCACGATCGTTACTTTTTAGATCGTACTGTAGATACAATCTTTGCTTTAGAAGACGGGGGAAATATTCGCCAATACCCCGGTAACTACTCAGTATATCTAGATTACAAAAAAGCTGAAGAAGAAGCCGCTATTCCAACAGTTGTTAAAGAAAAAGCTCCGATTGAGAGGAGTTATAAGCAACCCGTAAATGACAATAAACCGCGTAAACTATCTTCCAAAGAAAAGCGCGAATATGAAACGTTAGAAAGTAAAATTGCTCAATTGGAAGTAGAAAAAGCTGAATTAGAAAAAGCTTTATATGCGGTTTCTCCCGGTGCAGTTACTAAGGTACGAGAACTCTATGAAAAAGTAGAAAATATAACTAAATCAATTGATACTGCAACAGAACGCTGGTTAGAATTAGCAGAAATTGAATCTTAA